DNA sequence from the Thunnus maccoyii chromosome 7, fThuMac1.1, whole genome shotgun sequence genome:
GGACAgctgcacagagacacacagaggaggaagacatGAGGCTCCggatgatgtttgtgtttgtgtttgattgttGATGTCGGGGTTAAAGTGAGGTCGGATGTGAGGACGTCGGACTGCTTCAGTTCAAGCGGAGACGAACTGAACAGAATATCTGAGTATCTGAGTATACATAGTAGAATATACTGTGTCATGAACTTTAGATATTACTGTTATGTTATATTAGACCAATGATTAGGGGATATGATGTTTTGTGAgcttaaatatttactttttacgctactttttttcatcacttttatATTTCccttttatattattatatttgatgGCATatagtgttttatttcattttattgtcattgcagTTTTAATTGTGCTTTTATCTCGTGTCgtcattttagtatttttatatacactacatatatatatatatatatatatacttacatTTCATACAGGagctttttccttttatttgaatttttactGGTTTATATATGAAATTATTTCTTGTAACTTGcactttcatctgttttatgtATCAGTGCTGCTTGATATACTGTCTGTCATACAGGGGGCTTACATGagtttataatgtttttatttttttattctgaaaatcatttttaatctgGAAAGAACTTTGTgcttaaaaagtgctatatatatatatatatatatatatatatatatatatatatatatatatatatatatatatatataattatcattattaatagtATCTATGGCATTTATCTGTAAACTGTTTCTTGATTGATTTTTTACAGATAATCTACtatattgtcttttatttacaATTATGTAGGAATTGACAGAACGCATGAAACTACATTTTTGTGTCATATTTGATTGTACAGTCAGAAATTCTTCAACTCCAAATAACAAATTATGATTTCATTGGTTATCAGGCTTTCGATAATCATGGtaatatacaaaaataataaagcacTACTTTTAAAATCACCTTTAATTTCCTTGATAAAGACCTGATACTTTATGATAAATAATGTTATGatgttacattaaaatgttaaacaaattaaaatgtgatgtaTTATGTTTGattgatgatgtgtttttgtgtatttttaggagaaatgtctgtaaataaaatataaaattacgTAATTAATTAActacattaattaatttaaatacagAGGAGGTGCTGCGACTTTTTTCAGCCTTCCAGTGAGTTTTTGTGGCTGTTTAATGCATCACTGTtagatgttatttttaaataatcattttaacttAAAGCTGCTGCTTCCCAGCTGTTTTACCGGttaatattctgtatttcttcGTGGtgtattatatatgtgtgtgtgtgtgtgtgtgtctatgtatatgttgtttttttccatccagTGTGTTAAAACGTGCACgttcagagcagcagctgaagCTGTTTTTTGGGTTAAATTCCAGCGAAGTGAAAACAACACCTGACctacttttgctttttgtgtgttttgtttcagaCCAACGGCTGCAGAATTTATCAATCTGCTTCTTACAgagaacacagacagacatcaaCATACAGGGTGataaatatctttgttttttattattttttttatttccacttaAATTATTCTGTGATGAGATGAAGCACTGGATTTAGTGCTGAATGATTTGTGAAAAAAGACTAATTAGTCTAACTAATTTActattcattaattatttgctgttatttgttctattttcttctgtaggttgtgttaatgtgtttcatatttattttattgatctATTTTGGTGAAATGTCTTTGTAAGCCACTGGCAGAAACCCTTTTGTAAaacttacagtattttttgcgtgttttttaaaacatcattgcaagtaaataaactaaaactaaagtTTTTGTTTCCACTGAGTGAAATAATCAAACCGCAGATTCATCTCTATCGAATTCAGCCGCTGGAAACGTTCAAGTTCCTGTAAAACCTAAAGATTTCCTCTAGAATTAGCTGCACAGCGTTCTTTTCACTGCCGGCCTGCtaatcctcacacacacacacacacacacacacgcacacacacacgcacacacacacacgcacacacgcacacgcacacacacacgcacacacgcacactcagcTCCATTTAGATTCACAGACTAAAATCCTCAGAGAGTCGTGTATCAAAGCTTTCATCCCCCCTTTTCTCCATCCCGTCACCATGGCAACGCCCCGgggtgtgatgtgtgtgtgagtgcgccAAAGACTGTCTGCAGAcaaagacagtgtgtgtgtgtgtgtgtgtgtgtgtgtgtgtgtgtgtgtgtgtgtgtgtgtgtgctgcagacAGGCTGatctgaagttgttttttttcttcttcttcttcttgttaaCAAAAGGAAACCTGaacatttctcttcttcttgtgtGTTCGACAGACTGAATCCTCGCCGTCTGTGGCTCTGATCCAAAACCTCCATTAAACACAACGAGCTGCATGACATGACGACAAAATGGACGACAGCGAGAGGAGACGCAGCGGAGGATGAATTCAGTTTATCTGCCTCTGACTGTCAGGATTCATCCGTCAGTAAGAACAGAGGACGTCCGACTATGACTGAGATTTACTGGATGTTCATGCTGCCCAGAGCAGAAATGATTGAAATGTCCTCCTGACCTTTCCTGTAGCGCCACCCTCAGgacattttcagctgcagtctACATAACACAGGCAGCCAAAGCTCCACATCCAGTAAACCAGGTTACTTAAAGGACAGTTTCGGGTTCAGAAACTCTGAATTCACtcaaagtgacccagaaatgaaaagtgaacTGATTTAATCTGCAGTTTGGGAGTCGTAGTTCACTTCTACCCTGAAATCTTTATGTCCACAGACTTGCAGCTTTGACTTTttactaaagaaccagatattttctaacacagttcatcttttgttctgatgattcaaccaggcgagtttcatgttgatccaaactGTAGAAGAGAGAACTGAACCGTACCGATAGATACCTCTTACCATGTAGACTTGTTCAGAGAGAATATCTTCAGAGTCAGTATGGAGAGCAGGAACTGTTACAGTGACCACGACCTATTTCcacacacagatgaacacaTCAGTAatgtattaagacagacttgaaaagacTTGACTGATGTGGTGCCACCACACGACTCCGGGTGCAGACGCTGAGATCAAACTGTCCTGAGTTTCTGCTAATTGAAGCCGGTCGCAGCAGCTGATCATGAGATCAAACTTGGTTTGGAGTGTTTACAAAGTCAACgttaataacagcatcacgttttcatTCTTcagagagcagttctgtgtaaggcagacgccactgagcatgtgtgagAAAGCacttctgtttacagcttcactaggTAGTTGTGCTAcagatcacaacctctggactttttACTGAAGttctttatattatattttatagtgtAGCACAAattcaagaggttgtgatatgcagcagaacaagctgcattcctgcacatgctcagtagcgtctgccttacacagaactactctccagagactgaaaacatgatgctgttattagtctttggaaccgtttctaaacaaactaacgtgaccaaactcttcataagttaagttaagtttctggacaacaacggaggaatcagatatatcagctttgatacacacacaatacttgttagtagatcagtttattgttggtttggatccaaacatgaagaaaaatatagaaaatcaccagaatgatcTTTCAAAACTACTAAAACTGAAAGATATGCGTTTCAGCTTGTACCAGTATTGTCAGGTCAGTTTACTACATGAAATATACCAAATATATAATGTCACCTCCATTGTGCTGAGGTGCAGAGATCTATAAATCTGATTGGATGAGAGGGAAATGAGGGAATATGTTTCTGATAATTTAGGTGAACTGAGCCTTTAagccttcctctcctctctgacaGTGATGATTTCATCTCGTTGTTATTCTCAGAGGGAATCAGAGCGGAGAAAGGACGAACCGCCTCGCTCTTTATCTCAGACTCGCTCGCTCCGTGCCAGCTCTGCAGCCTGgcaacagccaatcacagcacagCTCAGCGGCGGGGAGAAAGCCTGGTGCCTCTGCATAGCAACgagccgagagagagagagacggagagagagtagaggaggaggaggaggaggaagaggaagaggaagaggatgtggaggaggaggactgcAGGTTTAACATAAAGAGTTTCTGGATCATCAGAACCTGATGATCCAAAtctgtttaaaatctttttcttctcttttttttaaaaaacaagtctaactttactgttaacgttatcaaatgaaaagaaatccTGGACAGAGACGTCCCTGTCCCAGTAACGTCTCTGTCCTTCCtcatgctacaatgctacatgtaatATAAACACaggataataatataataatgagaataaatatatagaaatatacaATCCTCTAGTTGACATCTCGTTTGTAGGCATCagaggcatcatgagactgtttcataaccagttaaaagttccttgtagtaactttaaatgtatttattacaaTATaaggtaacactttactttaaatccccctatttatcattaataatcagtacataaagagttaataaatgtctataacacactataatataGCAGAtataagcagatataaagatattttaagtgtttattgatGTTCGGTTTGTATTCTAACTTCTCCTATGacgacatattttatattattaaagctgtgttgtattatattatcactcattatctgtttatacagcagcaaacacttctgggtgtccacaggaggagttatagttgttgactaatacattaataaacacttatatctgcttacagcTGCATtatagtgagttataaaccaACTGTTTATTTGCTCATTATTAATGACAAAAGTTTagttcattaaattaaattcctGTATGATGTTTTTGCTGAAACAAAACTTTCACTTTTTGTAGGACAAGGCAGGAAAATGAGCGGTTTCAGTACAACCCTGCTCCAAACTTTAAACCAGAACTAACTCCTAAAAGACACTCAGAGACACCCAGCGAATCTCAACCAGACTGCTGCACTCATCAACCAATCAGCTGCTCTGCACTCAAGAGTCAAATATGGAGTCAAACTGGTTGAACCAGAAGCGATGAACCAGATGAATGAAAGAATGTCGAGCTTCCTTTCAAACGCTCAGAGATCACAGAGAGGACACTGATCTGTCTGACGGAGGACTGATCGTTGTTTTCTCGTCGTGTGTTTTAACGAGCGGACCGAGGCGGCCGTCACTGTAAGTATCTGACTGCTGTGTGTGAACATCTGAAACCAGattaacagaacaaacagcagacactCACATACAGATCACTATTAGACCTGAAGAGATTTGCCAATTTGTTGATTGAAAGACCAAGAACAACCAAGTgtattaatcattaattaaatgttttatggttCCAGGTTTGAAGGTTTTATTATTAGTAAATTGTTTAAATCTCTTTGAGGTTTTGGATTGTTTGTCAGATTAAATCAGCAGTTTTAAGACGTGACTCAGCACTTTGgctttattattcatatttactAGACTGAAAAAAGAATTTTGACTCTCTGATATTAATATTCGTgttgcaactaacgattattttcagtatcagTTAATCTATctattattttctcgattaattcAAGTAGTTGggctatgaaatgtcagaaaatgatgaaaaatgtttccaaaagctcaagatgacatcttcaaatgtcttgttttatccaaacaaagatcttcagtttactgtcatcgagactaaagaaatcagaaaatattcacattttagaaacttgaatcagagaatttttgtttgttttttctttcaaaataagccaaaatgattaatccattatgAACATAGTTAATTTTAGCAATTTATTTAAGCAGTttattttctgtcgatcgactaatcaattaatggactaatggttgcagctctaattaatATTGTAACCCGTGTGTGGGTAACTGAATgtccttgtttttattctttttgccAACACACCTAGTGGAATATTATTTGGATATTGGGTActatttttaaagtttgaataaGTTAAATTTGACCGTTTTACAATCAAAATAACTACTGACATTTTGAGAACGACATAGTTTCCTGTTTGATCTTCATATTGAGACATTCATACAATACTGGTAATaaattaagatttttaaaaatatgattattcATTACTGGATTGTGTGCTGCAGGAAAATACCAGTTCACCAGTATAACactgtttaaatgtgtgtttcctgcAGGTCTCCAACACtgaattaaaaagcaaaaaggatTTACAGCACCTACACTAACCTGTAAGACCACGGCGAACATGAAGTGAAGAAAGCAAGAATTTCAAAGATAAACAACAAAACTTGTGAGTCTCAAAATGAGTTTTGCTGAGGACGACCTGACCGACGGATCACTGACAGAACCTTCACGGGAAGATGAGCAGAAAGAGTCTGAAATATATGAGAACAGCTCGACCAACGAATTCGACCCAAAAGATCCGAAAGATGAAGATGTGAAGTCGAAAGATCTTCTTAACGTAAATCAGAAGCAGAGGAGAACAATCAGTCCGCTGACTCTTTTCAAAGAGGATTTAAACCACTTTAAAGAAGAGTTGTTGAACGTGTTTAaggacaaagacacaaagacaacGCATGAGGACCGGCCATCAagtcaaagagaaaataaacctgCTGCTAGCACACTGCATCTTCTGAAAGAGGACTTAAGTCAGTTTAAAGAAGACGTGACCAGCGTCTTCAACAAGGACAAAGACATGAAGTCTGCAGATGCTAAAACCAGTCAGTTGATCAACCCGCTGAGTCTTCTCAAAGAGGACTTCAGTCACTTTAGAGACGACATCTCCAGCATCTTCAGAATCGGCCTTTCaaaggagagagacaaaaaggacGATGACTCCTCAAACGCCGTCAAGATAAAAGACTCGATAGCTGAAAGAAGTGAATGCTCAGACAAACCCTTTACGAATCTGTTCAGAAAAGATCAGAGCAAAGTTTTTAAGACTGTCCGAAGACCAGAGAACGTCCAAGAGGATAAAAAGATGGTTTCAGAAAAGAGCGAGGAACAAATGGACAGTGGTTTTAGGGGAAATCTCTCAGAGCCGAATGCAGAGACAGTTGACGCCAAgaaaatgaacaacaacaagCGAGACGGACGGAATCAGCTGGAGGAGAGTGAGCTGGATGTAAACATCTCTGAGGACGAAACTGAGAGCttctctgaaacacagaaaagtgaAGAGATATTAACAGGTAAgactgttatttttatattaaagccCACTAAATGATATTAAAATCTTGCTAAATCAAAATAGTTCTGATTGGTaatcttctttctcttcctctctgagaGTGAAACATGGATCAATCtcatggttagcttagcttagcataaagactggaagcaggaggaaacagctagcctctgtccaaagttcacATATAGACCCATCAACACCTCTGAAACTCACTAATTAGCATGTTGtatctttgtttaatctgcaaataaacataaatataatatataaacatcaGTTTGTGATTAAGAGAGAGCACATATAgaactctttctctttcctggtgattaacatgttagcaaacagctgccaaTGATTACTTGTCGGGTTCCTCTGGGTTCTACTTTTGGTTAAAGCtagattaattattttttattatttatacttgGTGGCAGCATAACaaacttaaaacacaacaactgaCATATTATTATCTTATGAAGGAGTTGTGGCtaaaatgttagcaaacagcagacacagagcaacatgatcATCCCATTGGGGTCATGTttgaatgtaagtccaacattcactctccttttagctctggtttggtctccaccaactcctgagaaacgtatctggctctttagctgctccatgttccactttcttcactaGCGAATCTCtagagtacagtacagtagagtacagcGGGTTTGAACCGGACAAAACTGCAAAACTAGGAGCTAAAGAAGGCTGAAAAGCTGCAGACGCTTTGTGttatatgtgttatatttttatattaacccAGTTTCTCTACAGCTGAGCAGAAATGTTGGACTGAAGACAGGAGTGACGACTCCTCTCAGATGTCAGGAGAAGACGAGAAGatggacaaagagaaagaagaagacaaatcTTCTCCGTCCTCTGGGATCAGTCTCTTCTGTCTGAGAGACACTAACAAAGTCGACAGGAGGTGTGTCGAACCACAGGAATTAAGTTTAAACTACAGCGTCGCTGCAGACAGATCTGATAAAACCTTATGAAAGTGAAATGTTACGTGTGATGATTATAATTGAactgtgtgatgtttttgtcttgcaGTGATCAGCCAGATGGAGACCTGTGGCTGCTGAAAGACTGTGAGCTCACATAGATTTGATTTCTTTCTGCTTAAATATTTTCTCCTACATTTAATCCCTCTGAGTTTGAGCTTCTTTAATACTGTTtacagtatcatctgcatagagTTACAACTTTTACTGATACTCTCATGTTCAGATGGTTTTGGGGATAAATGTTACAAGAGGGACTTTGGTTAGTAATATGGATCATAGACAGATTATCACAAGATCACAAGTTCAATTTAAAGTTAATTTCTAATCCTGGTACACTAAAGTTTGTCCAGCGTAAAGAaagttgtttgtattttggTGGAAATTGTGTCTTTGACGTCTCAGAACCACTTCCCGATGAGTCATCtcatctctgctctgctcgtgtttaacatttcattctttctctcagATGCCTGTtatctgacctttgaccccaacACCGCCAACTCAGAGCTACGTTTGAGTGATGGCAACAGGAAGGCGACTCGCGTGTGGTCGGACCACCGGCCCTCGGACCACCCGGACCGGTTCAAGAGCTGCCCTCAGCTGCTGTGCAGGGAGGGGCTGCTGGACTCAGCGTACTGGGAGGTAGTGTGGAGCGGCGGCGCTGACATCGGCGTCACCTACAACAGCATCTACAGAGACGGAGACGCGGCGAGCTGCCTGCTGGGATGCAATGACCTCTCCTGGAGTCTGGAGTGCTCGGAGGGAAGCTACACGCCGAGCTACAACAACAAGAGGCTCAGGTCCTGCTCACCCGAACCCTTCACTCACAGAGTCGGGGTTTACCTGGACTGGGGCGCCGGGTCTCTGTCCTTCTACTGCGTCTCTCGGGACGCCATGATCCACCTTCACACCTTTACCTCCACCTTCACAGAGCCGCTATACCCGGGCTTCTGGGTGTGGGCGTACAACGGCTCAGTGTCGCTGTGTCAGGTGGAGTTAGACTGGGAACGCCTGCTGCAGTGAAGACTGACTGCAGGTGGAGTGAAGGGTAAGGCAgcgttcagactgaaaacaaccCTGCATTAATACAGTACAGAGGCTGCAGCTGTGGGTGCCTGCAGGAAGTCAGGTTGGAGCTACAGATGGTTTATCAGGCGtcacaggattttacaactctggaaagttaatCTTGAAGCAAACAGTCAAACACGGCATTCATGTTACAAAGtcatccaccaggaatgtgtgctcacatgtatgtgattggccaacgcaGCTTCTTGCCAGATGACATCGGGTTGCATTGTGGCAAAAGTTGAGCTCAGTTCAACATTTTGCTGGACcaatgctgcattttttttgctgaaCCCTCTGTGGTGGCACCTCTGCTGCTGCCCCCATTCAGATGAATGAGAGAGCTGTGAAACGTCTCAAAGAAGGATTTTATGGGTGATGAGGCTCGCAGAGGAGCTGATGTGGACTTTTTACGAGTCCGAACACAGTATTACAGATCTTGGATTTGTAACTTGAGATCTTGGAACATGGAGGAATAGTTTGTATTATCTGGAGAAGTTAGAAGTAAAGGCCTGTTCTCTAATATAAACCTGTCCCAAATAAAGACCTGGGCCTTGTTTCCCAATAACGACTGATCTGAGAAGCTAGAAGTGTTTCTACGAACAATTTCTACACGTTAGAGTGTTAAGAGATGTTGTAAACGACACAAATTCAGTTGAAAACAAAGCTTAATGTGCTGTGAACAGtctacagtctttttaattCATGTTCCTGGATGGAAACCGGTTTAAGAAAGTAATAAAAACTGTATTAGAAtcagtctgtcagctgttatCTCtgtgaagttgtgtgtgtggatttCAGTTTATGTGATGCAtctgtttgtgtacatttgtgtgtgtatgtgtgtgtgtgtgcattagtatgtatatgtgtgtatgtctgacCTGTAGCTGACTCTCCTGACTCCCTCGGGACTCCTGCAgctccttctccagctgttccaGACGAGCAACACgcatctgcaacacacacacacacacacacacacacacaaagagttcAGACTCGTCCAGATGTGCTCTGTTTAcaccagcagctgtctgtgttgaATCTCATCATCAACAATAGTGTCATGAAACTATCCGCCACGGCTGATGCTGAGAAAtgagcagccaatcagaggccaGGCTCAGTCTCACCTGCGTCCTCTGAACCATCTCGTCGCTGGTGCCGAAGCGTTCCTCCATCACCGATCGGACCTGCTGGGCCTCAAACTCCAGCTGCTGACGGATCAGATCCATCTGCAGAGAAAACTATGACACAAACACGCTGAAGTCAGACTGACTGTCTGTCGTCACTTTTACTGTGAGCTGAAATGATGATCAAGTAACAGAGATTGAAATCActactgaatatctttgggttttggattgttggtcagcagcatttttcatgttttctgatatttttcagATAAAATAGGAAGACGTGCTGAGAGAGACTGAGGGCAACAGCTCTAACCGACGTTATCTTAAGCACTGATGTAATTTGGACTCTTTATTGCCTCCAGACATcaacagaagaacagaacagaagggAAAAAGTGGAATTTCTGTTGCGTATATAAtcgcgcatgtgtgtgtgtgtgtgtgtgtgtgtgtgctcaccgTGTCGATGCGTGGCAGCTGAGCGAGTCTCTGCGACAGCGCCTCCAGCTGGCTGAAATACCAGCAGCGCTCCCTCTCCTCCCGGTCGATCTCCCCCAGCAGGAGGTtcctgcagacagaaacacacagactgtatCAGCTGCCTGTTT
Encoded proteins:
- the LOC121900093 gene encoding myb-like protein X translates to MSFAEDDLTDGSLTEPSREDEQKESEIYENSSTNEFDPKDPKDEDVKSKDLLNVNQKQRRTISPLTLFKEDLNHFKEELLNVFKDKDTKTTHEDRPSSQRENKPAASTLHLLKEDLSQFKEDVTSVFNKDKDMKSADAKTSQLINPLSLLKEDFSHFRDDISSIFRIGLSKERDKKDDDSSNAVKIKDSIAERSECSDKPFTNLFRKDQSKVFKTVRRPENVQEDKKMVSEKSEEQMDSGFRGNLSEPNAETVDAKKMNNNKRDGRNQLEESELDVNISEDETESFSETQKSEEILTAEQKCWTEDRSDDSSQMSGEDEKMDKEKEEDKSSPSSGISLFCLRDTNKVDRSDQPDGDLWLLKDYACYLTFDPNTANSELRLSDGNRKATRVWSDHRPSDHPDRFKSCPQLLCREGLLDSAYWEVVWSGGADIGVTYNSIYRDGDAASCLLGCNDLSWSLECSEGSYTPSYNNKRLRSCSPEPFTHRVGVYLDWGAGSLSFYCVSRDAMIHLHTFTSTFTEPLYPGFWVWAYNGSVSLCQVELDWERLLQ